The Humulus lupulus chromosome 7, drHumLupu1.1, whole genome shotgun sequence region TGCGCATGATAGTACCCATCTATCGTGTTTGAATGTGCTTAGTGCAGTAAAGTCATCATGAATGTATGTGCAATGTTTATgactgtcaagggaaaccttgtgagggcggattccccatgcagccgtacagtggggttatccgccaagtcagtagagtcatcgtgttttagcggagtgtacccctttggtacggGAGGTGAGGTTACTCTGGGCCGTGGAGGCCACACTGGGATTaaaaccccacagataacacgatggctcagttatatgttttcagtatgttacgcagccctttgacttatgtgaatatgctagACGTGTTGCTCAGTTTGCAGTTTCTAGATATGCATTTCTGTTATGAAAAGTTTGTTTTGAATAGTAGAATCATgagttgtagctagcttccttactgagcgttatagctcatcagttactctgtgtgtgtaggtaagggcaaggcttaaggagcagtgcaatgagctggaggggattctgtctgaagtatgcatactgtgaaacaaccgacctgcagggttgtcagggttctcttaagttttccGCTAAGTCTAGTAACAgttttatcaatttcatgtttactagttctacttaaagaaggccctatggccacagactatttcttaagttacgtttaaactacattttgtttttaaaactatgggatcccatccaaatactattttatttcaaagtactccaatgtaaaattttctaaagtttactctaaagtttatttactttttaacgtccgatttttaccaaagttgaccgtaagggtccagttgaccccggatagtcatagtcgtgttcggtgggtctagttaagaaaagtcGGGTCGTTACACTTGTATTAAACATTCGAACAAAAAGTCTGTAACATAGATGTAAATTGAATGAGCAAGTATTTCCATAGACCTATAAGGCTATAAAGTAAGTACTTAATATGAGAATCTTTGAAAATTTGGActgatagagagagagagttcttatttgaTCTTATGAACCTTATGGCTCATTTAGTATTATCTATAATAGACGAAAGAGTGGTAATTTCTGTTTCTTGGGTTGACTAGAATGAGGAATGGGATTgtattttgggaacttttgaGGAAATAATATTCTGGTTGTTGTGGGGCACATATGAGAAAGTGGTTTTGAGGGAAGTTGGATTTTGGAAAATGGGAGTCATACTTACACTCCAAATTAATATTAAAGCActcattttaatattaaaaaattattacatATATGTGAAAAAGTCAATTATCGACAAACCAACTAAACCCTTTTTAGttaatatgattatgcttgttttAGTTATAATCACTGTTATTTAAGGATGTCTCTCACATTAGTTACCATATGTACTAAGTGTTAACTAATGTACTAAGACAGCTTATGGCAATGCTGGCCAAAGTTGCATTTGGTTCTGCATTTTCTTTAGAGATGAAATAACTATGAATTTCTCTGCGAAGCTCATCTTCTTGCGCAATTGCAGCCAATGGGAAAGCAACAGTGAGTGAAAAATCTTCAGAATATGTGTTAATATCTCAGTGTTCAAACAATTGTCTTGAGCAATATTGTTGAGGATCATAACCATATTCAGACCACATGTTCTGATATATATTTATGGCAAAGCAAACAACTCAACAGTGGAGAAAAGGAGATTTAAAAGGTGACAACTAGAATTTGCATTTGGTACACGTGGGGCTGCAGAATTGGTTTGGCAATCATTTTCTGATGTGTTTTAATCATTACACCTCTGATGCAAATGATTGGCTGAGTTATGGAAAAATTGTACGGTTAAAAAGGTAGAGAATATagaaaaagagagaagagaagTTCTGAAATGGTGAGAAAGAACTAAAAAAGAGATATAAGTGTATTCTGTAACTCTTTGAGAATAGCAAATTGAGATTGCAAGACTAGCAAAATGAACTATAAAGTCCCCTGTGTTTTCTATACTTGTCATTGCTGCATTTGTTACTTACTGCAGTGTTTGGTATTTTGGTTTTGGTTGTATTTGGTTGCTGTACATCTCTGAGAACATTTGAAGTCCTAATTTGGGTAGAAGAAGCCAAGTCAAATTTTGAAAAGGAGTTTCTAAAGAAGTGTACATAAAATGTACCTCAATAGTAAATTTTTATATGACCCCACATATGTAtttccaaaaatatatatttttactcTTGTTGTAAAAGttgtttaaaatataaatatagcaTCAATTTTATTGGGTTTCATGTTATATGAATATTCAACTAGGCTATACCATACTCTGCAAGTCCAGCCAATCAGTTTTGGTAGTTATGACCGTTAATAACTGAAGACTTGGTCCTTAAGTAACATTGTCTATCTCTCACATTCAAGATTGTACAGATGAGTTCCTATTTGTAGCTTTAGGACTAATCACCCCGAAAGAATAAGATTATTACCTACTGTACTAGTGTGTGAAAACCAGAAAGAGTGTTAGCCAACTTTGATTATGTTTGTGAGCTAAGTTCATAAAGCCTAATAGAATTTTGTAGAAACTTGACTGTTACTCTTGAGGCCATTGCTGCCTTCCTTAGGATCCTTTTTGCTTCAAAAGTTCATTTTATGCATATCGTTTTGAAGCTAATAAGGAGGACCATAGACAATCAAAATATGTTGTTATTAGTTTCACTCAATATAAACAGGTTTCTTTCCAAGTTAATTAAgcaaataaatacataaatgatCATCAACACACCAATATATCCTTACAACCAAAACAAAAATTCTATAGCCAGCGTTGAACTTTCGGGCTGAAGATGCTTGGTCCACCCAAATAGGTAGATTTCAAAATCTGTATCAGAGGAGGAAACTGCATCCACCCAAATAATGTCACAGGAAGGCTAGCAAGGAAAAATAGAGTGATGACAAATCCAGTCTCTTTGTGCAACATGATTAAAAGGGCAGCACAAAAAGCTATAGTCATTGTTGCAAGAGATAAGAAAAGAGTGAAAAGACCTATTATTAGCTTTGTTGGTAAGGATTTGAGGAAATCATCTTCTGCATAACGCGATGTAAGAATTCCCAGAAACATTAATACATAGGCAGTTGATGAGAATAGTGATATAGCATCTGATATAATGAAAATCTTAAACAACTTTTTGCTCAAGAATATGGGATAACCCGTGTCTTGGTTGTTCCCTCCAGGAACACTAAATGCGACGGCGAA contains the following coding sequences:
- the LOC133789227 gene encoding ankyrin repeat-containing protein NPR4-like, with translation MYKTHAFMAAVQSRQSQVYRLLHGVSTKQVIATRVGSPKNTMLHMAGLLAPSDQLSKIPGPALQMQRELQWFKEVETITLPRHKWYKNTQGLTPRELFTQKHEPLLNAGEKWMKDTASSCSLVGSLVATIMFAVAFSVPGGNNQDTGYPIFLSKKLFKIFIISDAISLFSSTAYVLMFLGILTSRYAEDDFLKSLPTKLIIGLFTLFLSLATMTIAFCAALLIMLHKETGFVITLFFLASLPVTLFGWMQFPPLIQILKSTYLGGPSIFSPKVQRWL